Proteins from one Hirundo rustica isolate bHirRus1 chromosome 28, bHirRus1.pri.v3, whole genome shotgun sequence genomic window:
- the KCTD9 gene encoding BTB/POZ domain-containing protein KCTD9 isoform X1, with translation MRRVTLFVNGSARNGKVVAVYGTLSDLLSVASNKLGIKATSVYNGKGGLIDDIALIRDDDVLFVCEGEPFIDPQSDPGRAQEELTGSHTDWLTLNVGGRYFTTTRSTLVNKEPDSMLAHMFKDKDAWGNKQDPRGAFLIDRSPEYFEPILNYLRHGQLIVNDGINLLGVLEEARFFGIDSLIEHLEVAIKNSQPAEDHSPISRKEFVRFLLATPTKSELRCQGLNFSGADLSRLDLRYINFKMANLSRCNLSHANLCCANLERADLSGSVLDCANLQGVKMLCSNAEGASLKGCNFEDPSGLKANLEGANLKGVDMEGSQMTGINLRVATLKNAKLKNCNLRGATLAGTDLENCDLSGCDLQEANLRGSNVKGAIFEEMLTPLHMSQSVR, from the exons ATGAGGCGGGTGACGCTGTTCGTCAACGGCAGCGCCCGCAACGGGAAG GTGGTGGCCGTGTATGGGACTCTCTCAGATTTGCTCTCTGTGGCCAGCAACAAGCTTGGGATAAAAGCCACCAGCGTTTACAACGGGAAAGGGGGGCTCATTGATGATATTGCTTTGATTAG GGATGATGATGTCTTGTTTGTCTGTGAAGGGGAGCCCTTCATTG atcCTCAGAGTGATCCTGGGAGAGCTCAGGAGGAGCTGACAGGGTCCCACACGGACTGGCTGACTCTCAATGTGGGAGGCAGATACTTCACCACCACCCG gAGCACTCTGGTTAACAAAGAACCTGACAGTATGTTGGCACACATGTTCAAAGACAAAG ATGCTTGGGGGAATAAGCAAGATCCTAGAGGAGCTTTCCTCATTGACCGCAGTCCCGAGTATTTTGAGCCCATTTTGAACTATTTGCGTCACGGACAGCTCATTGTAAATGATGGCATTAATTTGCTAG GGGTCCTGGAAGAAGCCAGGTTTTTTGGGATCGACTCCCTCATTGAACACCTGGAAGTTGCTATTAAG aattcccagccAGCTGAGGATCACTCTCCCATCTCTCGGAAGGAGTTTGTCCGGTTCCTGCTGGCAACACCCACCAAGTCCGAGCTGCGCTGTCAG GGTCTGAATTTCAGTGGAGCCGACCTTTCCCGCTTGGATCTTCGCTACATCAACTTCAAGATGGCCAATCTGAGCCGCTGCAACCTGTCCCACGCCAACCTGTGCTGTGCCAACCTGGAGAGGGCTGACCTCTCTGGCTCCGTGCTGGAT TGTGCAAACCTGCAGGGGGTGAAGATGCTGTGCTCCAACGCAGAGGGAGCGTCCCTGAAAGGCTGCAACTTCGAGGACCCATCAGGCCTTAAAGCTAATTTGGAAG GTGCCAACCTGAAGGGTGTGGACATGGAGGGCAGTCAGATGACGGGCATCAACCTCCGGGTGGCCACGCTGAAAAACGCCAAACTAAAGAACTGCAACCTCCGAGGAGCCACGCTGGCAGGGACTGACCTGGAG AACTGTGATCTGTCAGGTTGTGACCTACAAGAAGCCAACCTGAGGGGGTCTAACGTGAAAGGAGCCATCTTTGAGGAGATGCTGACGCCCCTGCACATGTCCCAGAGTGTCAGATAG
- the KCTD9 gene encoding BTB/POZ domain-containing protein KCTD9 isoform X2, whose translation MRRVTLFVNGSARNGKVVAVYGTLSDLLSVASNKLGIKATSVYNGKGGLIDDIALIRDDDVLFVCEGEPFIDPQSDPGRAQEELTGSHTDWLTLNVGGRYFTTTRSTLVNKEPDSMLAHMFKDKGVLEEARFFGIDSLIEHLEVAIKNSQPAEDHSPISRKEFVRFLLATPTKSELRCQGLNFSGADLSRLDLRYINFKMANLSRCNLSHANLCCANLERADLSGSVLDCANLQGVKMLCSNAEGASLKGCNFEDPSGLKANLEGANLKGVDMEGSQMTGINLRVATLKNAKLKNCNLRGATLAGTDLENCDLSGCDLQEANLRGSNVKGAIFEEMLTPLHMSQSVR comes from the exons ATGAGGCGGGTGACGCTGTTCGTCAACGGCAGCGCCCGCAACGGGAAG GTGGTGGCCGTGTATGGGACTCTCTCAGATTTGCTCTCTGTGGCCAGCAACAAGCTTGGGATAAAAGCCACCAGCGTTTACAACGGGAAAGGGGGGCTCATTGATGATATTGCTTTGATTAG GGATGATGATGTCTTGTTTGTCTGTGAAGGGGAGCCCTTCATTG atcCTCAGAGTGATCCTGGGAGAGCTCAGGAGGAGCTGACAGGGTCCCACACGGACTGGCTGACTCTCAATGTGGGAGGCAGATACTTCACCACCACCCG gAGCACTCTGGTTAACAAAGAACCTGACAGTATGTTGGCACACATGTTCAAAGACAAAG GGGTCCTGGAAGAAGCCAGGTTTTTTGGGATCGACTCCCTCATTGAACACCTGGAAGTTGCTATTAAG aattcccagccAGCTGAGGATCACTCTCCCATCTCTCGGAAGGAGTTTGTCCGGTTCCTGCTGGCAACACCCACCAAGTCCGAGCTGCGCTGTCAG GGTCTGAATTTCAGTGGAGCCGACCTTTCCCGCTTGGATCTTCGCTACATCAACTTCAAGATGGCCAATCTGAGCCGCTGCAACCTGTCCCACGCCAACCTGTGCTGTGCCAACCTGGAGAGGGCTGACCTCTCTGGCTCCGTGCTGGAT TGTGCAAACCTGCAGGGGGTGAAGATGCTGTGCTCCAACGCAGAGGGAGCGTCCCTGAAAGGCTGCAACTTCGAGGACCCATCAGGCCTTAAAGCTAATTTGGAAG GTGCCAACCTGAAGGGTGTGGACATGGAGGGCAGTCAGATGACGGGCATCAACCTCCGGGTGGCCACGCTGAAAAACGCCAAACTAAAGAACTGCAACCTCCGAGGAGCCACGCTGGCAGGGACTGACCTGGAG AACTGTGATCTGTCAGGTTGTGACCTACAAGAAGCCAACCTGAGGGGGTCTAACGTGAAAGGAGCCATCTTTGAGGAGATGCTGACGCCCCTGCACATGTCCCAGAGTGTCAGATAG
- the GNRH1 gene encoding progonadoliberin-1 codes for MEKPRRMVATVLLCVLALGLCLAQHWSYGLQPGGKRSAQVLLGPFQEIANEMEKLQEVQQGECPGSGQSSRIRDLKEALMERLAEGEGRRKEI; via the exons ATGGAGAAGCCCAGGAGGATGGTGGCCACGgtcctgctgtgtgtgctggccctggggctgtgcctggctcaGCACTGGTCCTACGGCCTCCAGCCGGGGGGCAAGAGGAGCGCCCAGGTCCTGCTGGGACCCTTCCAGGAg ATCGCAAACGAGATGGAAAAATTACAGGAGGTGCAGCAGGGGGAGTGCCCAGGCTCGGGGCAGAGCTCCAGGATCAGGGATCTCAAGGAAGCCCTGATG GAGAGGCTGGCGGagggagaaggcagaagaaaggaGATTTAA